The Camelina sativa cultivar DH55 chromosome 14, Cs, whole genome shotgun sequence genome includes a window with the following:
- the LOC104741996 gene encoding protein EPIDERMAL PATTERNING FACTOR 2-like isoform X1, with protein MAKKFLRTLMFCVVLVFAACSLVVNSIRTPPLKITVNGGDKENADIEQAQTHHKKEISKKGGVEMEMYPTGSSLPDCSYACGACSPCKRVMISFQCSVAESCSVIYRCTCRGRYYHVPSRA; from the exons atggCAAAGAAGTTTCTCCGCACGTTAATGTTTTGCGTCGTCCTAGTCTTCGCCGCGTGTTCTTTGGTCGTTAACTCCATTCGCACGCCGCCACTAA AAATCACGGTCAATGGCGGAGATAAGGAAAACGCCGATATAGAACAAGCTCAAACTCACCACAAG AAGGAAATAAGCAAAAAAGGAGGGGTAGAAATGGAAATGTACCCAACAGGATCAAGCTTACCGGATTGTTCATACGCGTGTGGTGCATGCTCGCCGTGTAAACGTGTGATGATTAGTTTCCAATGCTCCGTCGCCGAATCGTGTAGCGTCATCTACAGATGCACGTGCCGAGGAAGATACTATCACGTGCCTTCTAGAGCCTAA
- the LOC104741996 gene encoding protein EPIDERMAL PATTERNING FACTOR 2-like isoform X2 yields MAKKFLRTLMFCVVLVFAACSLVVNSIRTPPLKITVNGGDKENADIEQAQTHHKEISKKGGVEMEMYPTGSSLPDCSYACGACSPCKRVMISFQCSVAESCSVIYRCTCRGRYYHVPSRA; encoded by the exons atggCAAAGAAGTTTCTCCGCACGTTAATGTTTTGCGTCGTCCTAGTCTTCGCCGCGTGTTCTTTGGTCGTTAACTCCATTCGCACGCCGCCACTAA AAATCACGGTCAATGGCGGAGATAAGGAAAACGCCGATATAGAACAAGCTCAAACTCACCACAAG GAAATAAGCAAAAAAGGAGGGGTAGAAATGGAAATGTACCCAACAGGATCAAGCTTACCGGATTGTTCATACGCGTGTGGTGCATGCTCGCCGTGTAAACGTGTGATGATTAGTTTCCAATGCTCCGTCGCCGAATCGTGTAGCGTCATCTACAGATGCACGTGCCGAGGAAGATACTATCACGTGCCTTCTAGAGCCTAA